In Candidatus Cohnella colombiensis, one DNA window encodes the following:
- a CDS encoding iron ABC transporter permease: protein MIFLAYPLFTLLLKSFFDGKSGDFSFAYFQKFFSKQYYFNALFNSIKVTISVTLLSILIAGPLAYIMTTVKIKGGNFIKILILISSMSAPFIGAYSWILLLGRNGVITNFVRDVFGFTMPDVYGFTGIVLVLTLQLSPLIFMFVSGALKNVDNSLMEAAESMNCTGIRKMWKVLVPLITPTILAGGLLVFMRALADFGTPMLIGEGYKTIPVLIFTEFISEVGGDDGFAAAISVLVVIFATAVFLLQKYVSNRKSFTMSALNPIEPKQKKGLSNIVLHGIVYLYTAIALMPQLYVMYTSFLKTSGRIFVKGYSFDSYRQAFSKIGDSIYNTFLLAGISIILIIVIAMLIAYVTVKRKSALTNVLDVFTMFPYIVPGSILGIALLVSFNQKPMLFSGTMIIMVVAFVIRRLPYTIRSSAAVLHQVNDSIEEASISLGASTMRTFYKITLPMMISGVIAGAIISWITIITELSTSIILYTGRTKTMTVAIYTEVIRGNYGVAAALSTILTIITVLSLLLFFKLSGKKEVTM, encoded by the coding sequence ATGATTTTCTTAGCGTATCCTTTGTTTACATTGCTACTGAAGAGCTTCTTCGATGGAAAGAGTGGCGATTTTTCCTTTGCCTACTTCCAGAAGTTTTTTAGTAAGCAGTATTATTTCAATGCGTTATTCAACAGTATTAAGGTTACGATCAGCGTTACTCTGCTTTCCATCCTAATTGCTGGGCCGCTAGCTTACATTATGACAACCGTAAAAATTAAGGGCGGCAACTTTATTAAAATATTAATATTAATCTCTTCGATGTCGGCTCCCTTCATAGGAGCTTACTCTTGGATTTTGCTATTGGGTAGAAATGGTGTAATTACAAACTTCGTTAGAGATGTATTCGGATTCACAATGCCTGACGTCTATGGATTCACAGGAATTGTCCTTGTGCTTACGTTGCAGCTGTCGCCTCTCATCTTCATGTTCGTTTCAGGCGCGCTTAAGAACGTCGATAATTCCTTAATGGAAGCTGCAGAAAGCATGAATTGTACAGGGATTCGTAAAATGTGGAAGGTGCTTGTTCCGCTTATTACACCGACGATTCTTGCAGGTGGATTACTCGTCTTCATGCGTGCATTGGCTGACTTTGGTACGCCGATGCTTATTGGGGAAGGATATAAAACGATACCTGTTTTGATTTTCACCGAGTTCATAAGTGAAGTCGGCGGTGATGATGGATTTGCTGCAGCAATTAGCGTGCTGGTCGTCATCTTTGCAACTGCAGTATTTTTGCTTCAGAAGTACGTATCGAATCGTAAATCCTTTACGATGAGTGCGCTTAATCCGATCGAACCAAAGCAAAAGAAAGGGCTAAGCAATATCGTCCTTCACGGAATCGTCTATTTGTATACTGCAATTGCACTTATGCCACAGTTGTATGTCATGTACACATCATTCCTGAAAACATCTGGTCGCATTTTCGTTAAGGGCTACTCCTTCGATAGCTATCGTCAAGCTTTCTCCAAAATTGGCGATTCGATCTACAATACGTTTTTGTTAGCAGGTATTTCAATAATTCTTATTATTGTTATCGCCATGCTAATCGCTTATGTCACAGTAAAGCGTAAGAGTGCATTGACGAACGTCCTTGACGTATTTACGATGTTCCCTTACATTGTGCCAGGCTCCATTCTAGGTATTGCATTGCTTGTGTCTTTCAACCAGAAGCCAATGCTGTTTAGTGGAACAATGATAATTATGGTTGTTGCTTTCGTCATTCGAAGGTTGCCCTATACGATCCGCTCAAGTGCAGCGGTCTTACACCAAGTGAATGACAGTATCGAGGAAGCATCTATTAGTCTAGGTGCCTCTACGATGAGGACGTTCTATAAGATCACGCTGCCAATGATGATTTCAGGAGTCATTGCTGGAGCAATCATTAGCTGGATCACAATCATCACTGAATTAAGCACTTCAATTATTTTGTACACAGGTAGAACGAAGACGATGACCGTTGCGATCTATACAGAAGTTATTCGAGGCAATTATGGCGTCGCGGCTGCATTATCAACCATTCTTACGATAATAACCGTTCTATCATTATTATTGTTCTTCAAATTGTCAGGTAAGAAAGAAGTGACGATGTAA
- a CDS encoding ABC transporter ATP-binding protein: MSVAISFRDVVKKYGELKVIPELSLEIKKGEFFTLLGPSGCGKTTLLRMIAGFNSIEGGTIQFNDRVINQVAPGKRNIGMVFQNYAIFPHLSVIGNVAFGLQNRKVSKEEIASRVDEILNVVQINEYKDRMPDKLSGGQQQRVALARAIVIRPDVLLMDEPLSNLDAKLRIDMRNAIKEIQQEVGITTVYVTHDQEEAMAVSDRIAVMKSGIIQQVGSPQEIYQRPSNVFVATFIGRTNIIDATLIQDGSGYNLKLGSNYQESFAQLNVPSSKAGSTIAVQVSVRPEEFVISDVGTGLKATIVSSIFLGLNTHYFVTLESGQRVEITQESTTGAILTPGSTVHLTIKKEKVNIYNEVGEVNYSGGGRP, encoded by the coding sequence ATGTTGTCAAAAAATACGGGGAGCTGAAGGTGATTCCGGAATTGTCTCTTGAGATCAAGAAGGGTGAATTTTTCACCCTTCTGGGTCCTTCGGGCTGCGGAAAAACGACCCTGTTACGTATGATTGCAGGGTTTAACAGCATTGAAGGCGGGACGATTCAATTCAATGACCGTGTTATTAATCAAGTGGCTCCTGGCAAGCGAAATATCGGTATGGTGTTTCAAAATTACGCCATTTTCCCCCATTTATCCGTTATAGGGAACGTCGCCTTCGGTTTGCAAAATCGTAAAGTATCCAAAGAAGAAATTGCTTCAAGAGTCGATGAAATATTAAATGTTGTACAAATTAACGAATACAAGGATCGGATGCCTGATAAGCTGTCGGGTGGTCAACAACAACGTGTTGCATTAGCTAGGGCGATCGTCATTCGTCCCGATGTGCTACTAATGGATGAACCGCTATCCAATTTGGACGCTAAGCTTCGTATTGATATGCGTAATGCCATTAAAGAGATTCAGCAAGAAGTAGGAATTACAACGGTTTACGTTACACATGACCAGGAAGAAGCAATGGCGGTTTCTGACCGTATCGCAGTAATGAAGTCTGGAATAATCCAGCAGGTGGGAAGTCCTCAAGAAATTTATCAACGACCATCTAATGTATTCGTAGCGACTTTCATCGGCAGAACGAACATTATCGATGCTACGCTCATCCAGGATGGATCAGGCTACAATCTTAAATTGGGCTCTAACTATCAAGAAAGCTTTGCTCAGCTTAACGTTCCATCGTCTAAAGCAGGGTCTACGATTGCTGTTCAAGTATCCGTCCGACCAGAGGAATTCGTCATTTCCGATGTAGGAACAGGACTAAAGGCGACGATTGTAAGCAGCATCTTCTTGGGATTAAATACGCATTATTTTGTTACTCTTGAATCTGGGCAACGTGTAGAAATTACACAAGAATCAACGACTGGTGCAATTTTAACGCCAGGCTCGACTGTTCACCTAACGATTAAGAAGGAAAAGGTGAACATCTATAACGAAGTTGGGGAAGTTAACTATTCCGGGGGTGGTCGTCCGTGA